One genomic window of Solanum stenotomum isolate F172 chromosome 9, ASM1918654v1, whole genome shotgun sequence includes the following:
- the LOC125877846 gene encoding D-amino-acid transaminase, chloroplastic-like isoform X2, with protein MAASNSSFDQTSAVAAETKNGEDFSVHVFSSSAELLEKLHEKWNSVKQQPYPAMYSSVYGGIILDPAMMVIPMDDHMVHRGHGVFDTAIIFDGYLYELDVHINRFLRSASKARIASPFTFSELKSILIQLSAASKCRKGTLRYWLSAGPGNFLLSPAKCPTSAFYAVVIDEDFAQCKEGVKVITSAIPMKSPLFATMKNVNYLPNVLSVMEAEDKGAFSSIWVDEKGYIAEGPNVNVAFINSDKELILPSFDKILSGCTAMRFLQLAPKLVEQGRLKCVKTTDITVEEAKESTEMMYVGSTLPLLPIIMWDEKPIGNGEVGELTMALSDLLWEDMAAGPESQRIPVPYA; from the exons TTACTTGAGAAGTTGCACGAGAAGTGGAATTCAGTGAAGCAGCAACCTTATCCGGCAATGTATTCTAGTGTCTATGGTGGAATCATTCTTGATCCAGCAATGATGGTTATTCCAATGGATGATCACATGGTGCATCGAGGACATGGCGTCTTTGACACAGCTATTATTTTTGATGG CTATCTGTACGAATTGGATGTCCACATTAACCGCTTCCTTAGATCAGCATCTAAAGCCAGGATCGCGTCTCCATTTACATTTTCAGAACTTAAAAGCATTCTTATTCAACTTTCTGCAGCATCAAAGTGCAGGAAAGGCACTCTGAGATATTGGTTGAGTGCAGGGCCTGGGAACTTCTTACTCTCCCCAGCTAAATGCCCGACATCTGCATTCTATGCTGTGGTGATTGATGAAGATTTCGCACAATGCAAAGAAGGTGTAAAAGTGATAACTTCTGCAATCCCCATGAAATCACCCCTTTTTGCTACTATGAAAAATGTGAACTACCTCCCCAATGTACTCTCCGTAATGGAGGCTGAGGATAAGGGAGCATTTTCATCTATATGGGTTGATGAAAAAGGTTATATCGCTGAGGGTCCAAATGTGAATGTTGCTTTTATAAATTCTGATAAGGAGCTTATCTTGCCTAGCTTTGATAAGATCCTAAGCGGGTGCACTGCTATGAGGTTTCTTCAGCTCGCACCCAAGTTGGTCGAGCAGGGACGTTTGAAATGTGTCAAAACAACGGACATCACAGTCGAAGAGGCCAAAGAATCTACTGAAATGATGTACGTTGGAAGCACACTTCCTTTATTACCTATCATCATGTGGGATGAGAAACCTATCGGTAATG GGGAAGTGGGAGAACTGACAATGGCACTCTCGGATTTACTTTGGGAAGATATGGCAGCTGGTCCGGAATCACAAAGAATTCCAGTTCCATATGCATAA
- the LOC125877846 gene encoding D-amino-acid transaminase, chloroplastic-like isoform X1: protein MAASNSSFDQTSAAVAAETKNGEDFSVHVFSSSAELLEKLHEKWNSVKQQPYPAMYSSVYGGIILDPAMMVIPMDDHMVHRGHGVFDTAIIFDGYLYELDVHINRFLRSASKARIASPFTFSELKSILIQLSAASKCRKGTLRYWLSAGPGNFLLSPAKCPTSAFYAVVIDEDFAQCKEGVKVITSAIPMKSPLFATMKNVNYLPNVLSVMEAEDKGAFSSIWVDEKGYIAEGPNVNVAFINSDKELILPSFDKILSGCTAMRFLQLAPKLVEQGRLKCVKTTDITVEEAKESTEMMYVGSTLPLLPIIMWDEKPIGNGEVGELTMALSDLLWEDMAAGPESQRIPVPYA from the exons TTACTTGAGAAGTTGCACGAGAAGTGGAATTCAGTGAAGCAGCAACCTTATCCGGCAATGTATTCTAGTGTCTATGGTGGAATCATTCTTGATCCAGCAATGATGGTTATTCCAATGGATGATCACATGGTGCATCGAGGACATGGCGTCTTTGACACAGCTATTATTTTTGATGG CTATCTGTACGAATTGGATGTCCACATTAACCGCTTCCTTAGATCAGCATCTAAAGCCAGGATCGCGTCTCCATTTACATTTTCAGAACTTAAAAGCATTCTTATTCAACTTTCTGCAGCATCAAAGTGCAGGAAAGGCACTCTGAGATATTGGTTGAGTGCAGGGCCTGGGAACTTCTTACTCTCCCCAGCTAAATGCCCGACATCTGCATTCTATGCTGTGGTGATTGATGAAGATTTCGCACAATGCAAAGAAGGTGTAAAAGTGATAACTTCTGCAATCCCCATGAAATCACCCCTTTTTGCTACTATGAAAAATGTGAACTACCTCCCCAATGTACTCTCCGTAATGGAGGCTGAGGATAAGGGAGCATTTTCATCTATATGGGTTGATGAAAAAGGTTATATCGCTGAGGGTCCAAATGTGAATGTTGCTTTTATAAATTCTGATAAGGAGCTTATCTTGCCTAGCTTTGATAAGATCCTAAGCGGGTGCACTGCTATGAGGTTTCTTCAGCTCGCACCCAAGTTGGTCGAGCAGGGACGTTTGAAATGTGTCAAAACAACGGACATCACAGTCGAAGAGGCCAAAGAATCTACTGAAATGATGTACGTTGGAAGCACACTTCCTTTATTACCTATCATCATGTGGGATGAGAAACCTATCGGTAATG GGGAAGTGGGAGAACTGACAATGGCACTCTCGGATTTACTTTGGGAAGATATGGCAGCTGGTCCGGAATCACAAAGAATTCCAGTTCCATATGCATAA
- the LOC125876628 gene encoding homeobox-leucine zipper protein ATHB-52-like: MNSSFNSQNLQKYSKHNKKRLNQEQVRLLEASFDSTKKLDLEKKLQLARELGVPPRQISIWYQNRRARWKNQCMENDYNALQVKLENALSEKRQLEKETEILRGELEKANEMLIGLKSGAQGQIREFRLSSSCCEDVISYSTKWVHNYEVNYCNLQIDELYPMIGVEEGTKKCCSTW, from the coding sequence ATGAATAGTTCCTTCAATTCCCAAAACTTGCAAAAATactcaaaacacaacaaaaaaagGCTAAATCAAGAACAAGTTAGGCTTTTAGAGGCGAGTTTCGATTCAACTAAAAAACTCGATTTAGAGAAAAAACTCCAATTGGCAAGAGAATTAGGGGTTCCACCACGACAAATTTCGATTTGGTACCAAAATAGGAGAGCGCGATGGAAAAATCAGTGCATGGAAAATGACTATAATGCCCTTCAAGTTAAGCTTGAAAATGCATTATCTGAGAAAAGGCAACTTGAAAAAGAAACTGAAATTCTTCGAGGAGAATTGGAAAAAGCAAATGAAATGTTAATTGGACTGAAGTCAGGTGCACAAGGGCAAATTAGGGAATTTAGACTATCTAGTTCATGTTGTGAAGATGTGATTAGCTATAGTACTAAATGGGTACATAATTATGaggttaattattgtaatttgcAAATTGATGAGCTTTATCCTATGATAGGTGTGGAAGAAGGGACCAAAAAATGTTGTTCAACTTGGTGA